One region of Vitis vinifera cultivar Pinot Noir 40024 chromosome 1, ASM3070453v1 genomic DNA includes:
- the LOC100854077 gene encoding protein EXORDIUM-like 7, whose amino-acid sequence MQKLHFHLLLLSLSCCFVLALSWSQSQQFSHAKNYEGSSNLVDLDYHMGPVLASPINLYIIWYGHWNWRHQTTIRDFIYSLSSSSSFPSVADWWRTVRLYTDQTGSNITGSIVLSGEFYDSRYSQGRYLSRLGIQSVIKKAVTSHPRALPLNPYNGVYLVLSSSDVQVQDFCRAVCGFHYFTFPTIVGVTVPYAWVGYSGTQCPGMCAYPFAWPKYSGRPPPSTNGGNNIMGAPNGDAGVDGMISVIAHELAEMSSNPLVNAWYAGDDPTAPTEIADLCMGVYGSGGGGGYIGNVYKDSWGNGYNVNGVKGRKFLVQWVWNPVKRRCFGPNAMD is encoded by the coding sequence ATGCAGAAGCTGCATTTCCATTTGCTCTTGTTATCTTTGTCTTGTTGCTTTGTTCTGGCTCTTTCATGGAGCCAAAGCCAGCAGTTCAGCCATGCCAAGAACTATGAAGGCTCTTCTAACCTAGTGGATCTAGATTACCACATGGGTCCTGTCCTGGCTTCTCCCATCAACCTCTATATAATCTGGTATGGCCATTGGAACTGGAGGCACCAAACTACTATTAGAGATTTCATCTATTCTCTCTCGTCTTCCTCCTCTTTCCCTTCTGTTGCTGATTGGTGGCGCACTGTCAGGCTCTATACTGACCAAACAGGATCTAACATCACTGGTAGTATTGTTCTCTCAGGGGAGTTCTATGACTCCAGATACTCACAGGGCAGGTATCTAAGTCGCTTAGGAATCCAATCTGTCATAAAAAAGGCTGTCACTTCTCACCCACGGGCTCTACCTCTCAATCCTTACAATGGTGTTTACCTAGTGCTGAGCTCCTCCGATGTTCAAGTTCAAGACTTCTGTAGGGCAGTTTGCGGGTTTCACTACTTCACCTTCCCAACCATTGTTGGTGTCACAGTGCCCTACGCATGGGTGGGTTACAGTGGCACCCAGTGCCCAGGTATGTGTGCTTACCCGTTTGCATGGCCCAAGTATTCAGGAAGACCACCACCAAGCACAAATGGTGGAAACAATATAATGGGAGCACCAAATGGAGATGCAGGGGTTGATGGAATGATCAGCGTGATAGCTCATGAGCTAGCTGAAATGTCTAGTAACCCACTTGTGAATGCATGGTATGCAGGGGATGACCCAACTGCACCCACTGAGATTGCAGATTTGTGCATGGGTGTGTATGGGTCTGGTGGGGGAGGTGGGTACATAGGAAATGTGTACAAGGACTCATGGGGAAATGGGTATAATGTTAATGGGGTGAAGGGAAGGAAGTTCCTAGTTCAATGGGTATGGAACCCAGTGAAAAGGAGATGTTTTGGCCCCAATGCCATGGACTAG
- the LOC100268073 gene encoding uncharacterized protein At4g19900 has protein sequence MLRTLRSRRRPRYGAQVCAVIAALLLLLSVTVLHSRLSFSRDSRLSPKVGLGLRFPNSKVPPIDPQNDAVVLDPLTQDSDPGGNSGADDRIDELDVMEEEADQAGLSNEEEILRGVESEDEEVGESRVSGYFFDHVSGVIRRAFDKRSIDQWEDYVGFDVGSGMEDRSKGVFASDDVVVDEEVRRKVGEVDGIEDMLLLKTGRRANPLREGWGPWFDTKSDFLRRDRMFKSNLEVLNPMNNPLLQDPDGIGITSLTRGDRLVQKFLLNKFKKVPFLVKKPLGVSATTNLGSRLVEDGGQVAIKIRDSLNVQKTTLGSDVEGRRTEIRRAERRTLHDSYGFGLDTKKIVDVNEVLNGTTTGNSSYKHDRNETVEYKSVQNISELGHKNGDSKARRLGHNNEDSKARRKSELSGHIYADGKRWGYFPGLHPRLSFSNFMNAFIRKGKCRMRFFMVWNSPPWMFSIRHQRGLESLLSHHRDACVVVFSETIELDFFKDFVEKGFKVAVAMPNLDELLKNTAAHIFASVWFEWRKTNFYSTHYSELVRLAALYKYGGIYLDSDIIVVKPLSSLNNSVGLEDQLAGSSLNGAVMVFRKDSPFIMECLNEFYSTYDDTCLKCNGADLLTRVAKKFLSKENASDKQLELLVQPSFIFFPISPHNITRYFTTPATETEKAEQDILFSKILNESFTFHFWNSLTSSLIPEPESLVARLIDHSCIRCSDVL, from the exons ATGCTGAGGACTCTTCGTTCCCGGCGCCGTCCTCGTTACGGTGCACAGGTGTGCGCCGTCATCGCTGCTCTTCTTCTCCTCTTGTCGGTCACAGTTCTGCACAGTCGCCTTAGCTTCTCTCGCGACTCCCGCCTCTCCCCCAAAGTAGGGTTAGGGTTACGGTTTCCAAATTCTAAAGTTCCCCCAATAGACCCTCAAAACGACGCCGTTGTACTAGATCCGCTCACTCAGGACTCCGATCCCGGTGGAAACTCCGGCGCCGACGACCGGATCGACGAGCTCGATGTGATGGAAGAGGAGGCGGATCAGGCTGGGCTTTCCAATGAGGAGGAGATTCTGAGAGGGGTGGAGTCGGAGGATGAGGAGGTCGGTGAGTCTAGGGTTTCTGGGTATTTCTTTGATCATGTGAGCGGGGTCATACGACGAGCTTTTGATAAGCGTTCGATCGATCAGTGGGAGGATTATGTGGGTTTTGATGTTGGATCGGGTATGGAGGATCGGAGCAAGGGCGTGTTTGCGTCGGATGATGTGGTGGTTGATGAGGAGGTGAGGAGGAAGGTGGGAGAGGTGGATGGGATCGAAGACATGCTTTTGTTGAAGACGGGGCGGCGAGCAAATCCATTGAGAGAGGGCTGGGGCCCTTGGTTTGATACAAAAAGCGATTTTCTGAGAAGGGATAGAATGTTCAAGTCGAATTTGGAGGTGTTGAATCCGATGAATAATCCACTTCTGCAGGATCCCGACGGGATCGGAATTACCAGCCTGACTAGGGGTGATAGACTTGTTCAGAAGTTTTTGTTGAACAAATTTAAGAAAGTTCCTTTCCTGGTTAAGAAACCATTGGGTGTTTCAGCTACTACAAATCTTGGATCGAGATTGGTAGAAGATGGTGGTCAAGTGGCAATTAAGATACGTGATAGTTTAAATGTACAGAAAACCACATTGGGGAGTGATGTGGAAGGTAGAAGAACTGAAATTAGGAGAGCTGAGCGCAGAACTTTACATGACAGCTATGGTTTTGGTTTGGATACTAAAAAAATTGTCGATGTTAATGAGGTTTTAAATGGCACTACTACTGGGAATTCATCATACAAGCATGATAGGAATGAGACTGTTGAATACAAAAGCGTGCAAAATATTAGTGAATTGGGTCACAAGAATGGGGATTCTAAAGCTAGGAGATTGGGTCACAATAATGAGGATTCCAAAGCTAGGAGGAAATCTGAGTTGTCTGGTCACATATACGCTGATGGGAAGAGATGGGGATATTTTCCTGGTTTACATCCCCGCTTATCTTTTTCAAACTTCATGAATGCGTTCATCAGGAAAGGGAAGTGTCGGATGAGGTTTTTCATGGTGTGGAATTCCCCACCATGGATGTTTAGCATTAGACACCAACGTGGTCTTGAGAGTCTACTCTCCCACCATCGAGATGCTTGTGTTGTGGTATTTTCTGAGACAATTgagcttgatttcttcaaagACTTTGTAGAGAAGGG TTTCAAAGTTGCTGTTGCCATGCCAAATCTTGATGAACTTCTGAAGAATACAGCAGCTCATATATTTGCATCTGTCTGGTTTGAATGGAGAAAAACAAACTTCTATTCTACTCACTACAGTGAACTTGTTCGTCTTGCTGCTCTCTACAA ATATGGTGGAATCTATCTTGATTCTGACATTATTGTCGTGAAACCTCTTTCTTCACTTAATAATTCTGTTGGCTTAGAGGATCAACTTGCTGGAAGTTCTTTAAATGGTGCTGTGATGGTATTTAGAAAGGACAG CCCTTTCATAATGGAGTGCTTGAATGAGTTCTATTCAACATATGATGATACATGTTTGAAGTGTAATGGGGCTGATCTTTTGACAAGAGTTGCTAAAAAATTTTTGAGTAAAGAAAATGCCTCTGATAAACAGCTGGAGCTTCTAGTGCAGCCCtcctttattttcttccctATTAGTCCTCACAATATCACAAG GTACTTTACTACACCTGCAACAGAAACTGAAAAGGCTGAGcaagatattttgttttcaaagattCTGAATGAGTCTTTCACATTTCATTTTTGGAATAGCTTGACATCATCTCTCATTCCAGAGCCTGAGAGTCTTGTAGCAAGGCTTATTGACCACTCATGTATCCGATGCTCTGATGTGTTatga